The nucleotide window TGTCGCCGGTGAAAAATTAAACGATCTAACACAAAGTGAGTTATATCGTTTTCGTCGTAAATTGGGTATGTTGTTCCAGTTTGGTGCATTGTTTACCGATTTATCGGTTTTTGACAATGTAGCATTCCAAATGCGTGAACATACTAATTTGTCAGAATCGATGATTCAGGATTTAACGTTATTAAAGTTAAATGCTGTGGGTTTAAGAGGAATGCAACATATGATGCCCTCTGAGCTGTCTGGGGGTATGGCAAGGCGAGTTGCTCTTGCAAGAGCTATTTCATTGGATCCTCAATTAATGCTCTACGATGAGCCCTTTACGGGTCTTGATCCTATCTCTTTAGGGGTGATAGGGCAATTAATTAGAAAATTGAATGATACTTTAGGAACTACCTCTGTATTAGTAACTCATGACGTACAAGAGTCGCTGAAAATCGTAGATTATATTTATTTTGTATCGGATGGGGTTATTGTGGCGCAAGGTACCCCTGATGAAATAAGAGGGTCTTCTCTTCCTTTTGTGCATCAGTTTATTTGGGGTGAAATGGATGGTCCTATGCCGTTTCATTACCCAGCGCAGTCATTAAAAAAAGATATGGAACTTAACGGTGAGTGATATTACCCATGGCTAACTTGGTGTCAGGAATCAAAATAATTGGTGACAGAACTCTGAAGATTGTAGAGAGGATGGGTGCTGTAGCATTATTTTTATTCTCAACTATAGTCAATTCCTCGGTGAGTTTTAAGCGTTTTTCTCTCACTATACGTGAGGTGTATTACGCTGGCGTCCAATCATTAATTATTATTTTAGTATCAGGCTTGTTTGTGGGTATGGTGTTAGGCTTACAAGGCCATGAAACCCTGCAGCGCTATGGCTCAGAAGACAGTGTCGGCGTATTGGTTGCCCTGTCTTTAGTGCGCGAATTGGGGCCTGTGGTATCAG belongs to Ferrovum sp. PN-J185 and includes:
- a CDS encoding ABC transporter ATP-binding protein, which encodes MIVANLVEITNLNFGYNSRLVLKGINLTVPKGSLVAIMGLSGCGKTTLLRLMGGQLRATEGEVNVAGEKLNDLTQSELYRFRRKLGMLFQFGALFTDLSVFDNVAFQMREHTNLSESMIQDLTLLKLNAVGLRGMQHMMPSELSGGMARRVALARAISLDPQLMLYDEPFTGLDPISLGVIGQLIRKLNDTLGTTSVLVTHDVQESLKIVDYIYFVSDGVIVAQGTPDEIRGSSLPFVHQFIWGEMDGPMPFHYPAQSLKKDMELNGE